One window of Balearica regulorum gibbericeps isolate bBalReg1 chromosome 10, bBalReg1.pri, whole genome shotgun sequence genomic DNA carries:
- the ZXDC gene encoding zinc finger protein ZXDC gives METQGLPAAEAARARPGAQHGGPTAPPAAPRRPPPPPDWEPAATAASSSPAASTAASGLYVSFPVLLVEEKPEPGASPAPSPCAPPGGPAPDNDGLLLVFNVVRGAAEAGPGGGEAGRAQPGPPPAEPPEEAPGSAAPPPPPPPPPPLPPAGGDGGGGAEDGSFSGTITINNQSLVVRIENGVLTLGPGAEQAAGAAPPVPPPPPAAAASPAEPPSGPRPRSPPAFPCPEPRCGQAFPRKQQLRLHRLSAHGGGGEDGRGTAGAAARPFGCPVPGCAWSFATAYKLRRHLHSHDKLRPFACAAPGCAKRFTTVYNLRAHSRAHEQEAAHKCEACGQRFPSAARLAAHRRRSHLEPERPYRCDFPGCERTFITVSALFSHNRAHFREQEQFSCSFPGCNKQYDKACRLKIHMRSHTGERPFICDFEGCGWSFTSMSKLLRHKRKHEDDRRFMCPVEGCGKSFTRAEHLKGHSITHLGTKPFECPVEGCCAKFSARSSLYIHSKKHLQDVDSLKTRCPVSSCNKLFTSKHSMKTHMVKQHNFSPDLLTQLEATSSLTPSSELTSPGQSDLSNIDLVSLFSNVSSNNSGIATDMALVNSGIVTIDVASVGSTLGGNLPVSNNSLSQAVDPLILVASSDMPQSLDSSLLLGTSATVLQQSTLNLDDVQTVNAEALGSLASLSVRNSSQDVHGLTSSNNLTIDTATLTPSSSLSSTNVPELLTPTKVERNLLPSSDVVSQQEGSKVVTQFVFSNPPGSYSAQKEMDLGTVTGSSFLESSGSARTDYRAIQLAKKRKQKGNGSSTGASGSGQRKSKGGKVSPTSFSSSTPGSRLGGNIVLPNGGLTIRDPATGAQYVQIQLLQDDSPGEGDLPFQLSSQSSSSHSQLTVDLPVHILQEPHNSTEDDAGSDNSQFTGSTINLQDLE, from the exons ATGGAAACGCAGGGGCTGCCCGCCGCGGAGGcggcccgggcccggcccggcgcccaACATGGCGGCCCTaccgcgccgcccgccgccccgcgccgcccgccgccgccgcccgacTGGGAACCGGCGGccaccgccgcctcctcctctccagccgCCAGCACCGCCGCGTCGGGCCTCTACGTGAGCTTCCCGGTGCTGTTGGTAGAGGAGAAGCCGGAGCCCGGCGCCAGCCCGGCGCCCAGCCCCTGCGCGCCGCCGGGGGGGCCCGCGCCCGACAATGACGGGCTCCTGCTCGTCTTCAACGTGGTGCGCGGCGCGGCCGAGGCCGGCCCGGGCGGCGGCGAAGCGGGGCGCGCCCAGCCCGGCCCGCCGCCCGCCGAGCCGCCGGAGGAGGCCCCCGGCtcggcggcgccgccgccgcctcctcccccgccgccgccgctgccccccgctGGCGGcgatggcggcggcggggcggaggACGGCTCCTTCTCGGGGACCATCACCATCAACAACCAGAGCCTGGTGGTGCGCATCGAGAACGGCGTCCTGACGCTGGGGCCTGGCGCCGAGCAGGCCGCGGGCGCCGCGCCGCCCGTCCCGCCGCCTCCGCCCGCTGCTGCCGCCAGCCCCGCCGAGCCGCCCAGCGGGCCGAGGCCGCGCTCGCCGCCGGCCTTCCCTTGCCCGGAGCCGCGCTGCGGCCAGGCCTTCCCCCGCAAGCAGCAGCTGCGGCTGCACCGTCTCTCGGCccacggcggcggcggggaggacGGCCGGGGGacggcgggggcggcggcgcggccctTCGGCTGCCCGGTGCCGGGCTGCGCCTGGTCCTTCGCCACGGCCTACAAGCTGCGGCGGCACCTGCACTCGCACGACAAGCTGCGGCCCTTCGCCTGCGCGGCGCCGGGCTGCGCCAAGCGCTTCACCACCGTGTACAACCTGCGGGCCCACAGCCGCGCCCACGAGCAGGAGGCGGCGCACAAGTGCGAGGCGTGCGGGCAGCGCTTCCCCAGCGCCGCCCGCCTCGCCGCCCACCGCCGCCGCAGCCACCTGGAGCCCGAGCGGCCCTACCGCTGCGACTTCCCCG gCTGTGAAAGAACATTTATCACAGTGAGTGCGTTATTCTCCCATAATCGAGCCCACTTTAGAGAGCAAGAGCAGTTCTCCTGTTCGTTCCCTGGCTGTAACAAGCAGTATGACAAAGCCTGCCGACTGAAAATCCACATGAGGAGTCACACAG GTGAAAGGCCTTTTATCTGCGACTTTGAAGGTTGTGGCTGGTCTTTCACCAGTATGTCCAAGCTGCTGAGGCATAAAAG GAAACACGAAGATGACAGGAGATTTATGTGCCCAGTAGAAGGCTGTGGGAAGTCCTTCACAAGAGCAGAACACTTGAAAGGCCACAGTATAACTCACCTTGGTACAAAACCATTTGAGTGTCCAGTAGAAG GCTGTTGTGCAAAATTTTCAGCACGAAGTAGTCTATATATTCACTCCAAAAAACATCTTCAGGATGTGGACTCATTAAAGACTCGTTGCCCTGTATCGAGCTGTAATAAATTGTTCACTTCCAAACACAGTATGAAGACACACATGGTAAAACAGCATAACTTCAGCCCAG ATCTCCTAACTCAGCTTGAAGCAACCAGCTCCCTCACACCCAGCAGCGAACTCACTAGTCCAGGACAGAGCGATCTCAGCAACATAGACCTCGTATCCCTGTTCTCCAATGTGTCTAGTAACAATTCTGGAATTGCAACAGACATGGCGCTAGTGAACTCTGGAATTGTCACGATCGATGTTGCTTCAGTGGGCTCAACGCTCGGAGGAAACCTGCCTGTCAGTAACAATTCTTTAAGCCAGGCAGTTGATCCGTTGATACTGGTGGCTAGCAGTGATATGCCACAGAGCCTGGACAGTTCTCTCTTGCTGGGAACCAGTGCAACAGTTCTACAGCAAAGCACTTTAAATTTGGATGATGTACAGACTGTCAATGCAGAAGCCTTGGGTTCGTTAGCATCTCTGTCAGTGAGGAATTCCAGTCAAGATGTGCATGGTTTGACATCCAGCAATAATTTAACAATTGACACAGCCACTTTGACTCCTTCTAGTAGCCTCAGCAGTACCAACGTGCCTGAGTTACTAACACCAACTAAAGTTGAACGGAATTTGCTTCCTAGCTCGGACGTTGTTAGTCAACAAGAGGGCAGCAAAGTAGTGACGCAGTTTGTCTTCTCCAACCCTCCAGGGAGCTACAGtgcacagaaggaaatggaTCTTGGCACAGTGACTGGCAGCTCATTTTTG gagAGCAGTGGGTCTGCGAGAACAGACTACAGAGCCATTCAGTTagctaagaaaagaaaacaaaaagggaatGGGAGCAGCACAG GGGCATCTGGCTCTGGTCAGAGGAAAAGCAAGGGTGGTAAAGTGAGCCCTACCAGCTTTTCATCATCCACTCCTGGCAGTCGACTGGGTGGCAACATAGTTCTGCCAAACGGAGGGCTGACCATAAGGGACCCTGCCACTGGAGCCCAGTATGTGCAGATCCAGCTTCTTCAG GATGATTCCCCGGGAGAGGGAGATTTGCCCTTTCAACTGAGCTCTCAGTCCTCCTCGTCACATTCTCAGCTTACTGTGGATTTACCTGTTCACATACTTCAG GAGCCACACAATTCCACTGAAGATGATGCAGGTTCTGATAACTCTCAGTTCACTGGAAGCACAATAAACTTACAGGATCTGGAGTGA